The Magnolia sinica isolate HGM2019 chromosome 10, MsV1, whole genome shotgun sequence genome includes a window with the following:
- the LOC131217371 gene encoding uncharacterized protein LOC131217371 has product MEAVETRSERKRKGKQTQNPKPLEKHYDEANLQLDLSLSSSGPYQLPAPVAADGRSTPPIGVGQHDRKGRPPSTRPQRNPMRTPRVKKHDRVPAPFEWATDRRAMVHTLSYLISAGITAIKGDMKCRRCEAKYQIEHDLESKFKEIRSYITANIDAMFDRAPKEWMNPKLPDCQMCHQTNCIKPVISPKKRSINWLFLFLGKMMGCCTLNQLKYFCKHTNNHRTGAKDRVLYLAYLTMCKQLDPATQFIAREVQSNRKR; this is encoded by the coding sequence ATGGAAGCTGTTGAAACTAGGtccgaaagaaaaagaaagggaaaacagactcaaaacccaaaacctctTGAAAAGCACTATGATGAAGCCAATCTTCAGCTCGATCTCTCCCTTTCCTCTTCTGGGCCCTACCAACTGCCAGCCCCTGTAGCAGctgatggacgatccacaccacccatcggGGTCGGCCAACATGATCGAAAGGGTCGACCACCATCGACACGCCCACAACGTAATCCAATGAGAACTCCACGTGTAAAGAAGCATGATCGTGTGCCGGCGCCTTTCGAATGGGCGACTGACCGCCGCGCCATGGTACACACCCTCAGCTACCTCATCTCGGCCGGTATTACTGCTATCAAGGGTGACATGAAATGCAGGAGGTGTGAGGCTAAGTACCAGATAGAGCATGACTTGGAGAGCAAGTTCAAGGAGATCAGATCTTATATTACTGCTAACATCGACGCGATGTTCGACCGGGCCCCGAAGGAGTGGATGAACCCAAAGCTACCTGATTGCCAGATGTGCCATCAGACCAATTGCATAAAGCCGGTGATCTCACCGAAGAAACGGTCGATCAATTGGCTGTTTTTGTTTTTGGGGAAGATGATGGGATGTTGCACTTTGAATCAGTTGAAGTACTTCTGCAAGCACACAAATAACCATCGAACGGGCGCGAAGGATCGGGTGTTGTATCTTGCATATCTCACTATGTGTAAACAACTCGATCCAGCCACACAATTCATTGCTCGCGAAGTCCAATCCAATCGGAAGCGTTAG